GCCCTCCTGCACGGTGAGGTGGCCGTCGCGCCATTCGGCGACGGTGGAGAGCATCTCGATCGGGCTCTGGTGCTGCGCGGGGTGGCGGAACTCGGCCTCGATCCGGATGGCGGCCCCGGCGAAGGCGGCGGCCGCGTCGCCCGCCGTCACGTCCGCGAACATCGGCTTGGGCAGGGGCGAATCCGCCTGCGCGACGATGTCCGCCTCCGGCGCGTCCAGCGTCACCTGGTGCGGCTCGGCCGCGAGGTCGGCGCGGACCAGCCGCGCGCCCTCGGCCGCCGCCTCCGGGCTGTCCGCCACCACCAGGGCGACCGGCTGGCCGCGATAGGCCACCTGCGGGGAGGTCAAGGGCTGGATGCTCTGGAAGCCGTAGCCGCCGCCCATGAGGAAGCCCGGCGGCTTGAGCCCGCCGAGATCCTCGTGCGTCAGCACCAGCCGCACGCCGGGCACGGCGCGCGCGGCCGCCGCGTCGATGCGCCGGACCGTGCCGCGCGCCACGGTCGCGACCGCGAGCGCGGCGTGGGCCATGCCCGGCCGCGCGTCGTCGGCGGCGTAGCGCAGGGCGCCGCGCACCTTGTCGCGCGCGTCGGCCCGCGGGGCGTCGGGATAGGCGGTGTCGCTCATCGGGTCAGGCCCTCTGCCGCGCGATCAGGAGGGCATCGGCCACGGTGCGGGCGCCGAGCTCGATGCGGAAGGCGTTGTGGTGGCCGGGGCGGGCGCCGCGCAGGGCGGCATCGCCGGCGGCGCGGGCCGCCTCCGGCGTCAGCCGCTGCCCGACCAACCCCCGCTCGGCCTCCCGCGCCCGCCAGGGGCGGGTGGCGAGGCCGCCGAGCGCGATCCGCGCCTCCCGCACCACCTCGCCCTCCATCCGCAGCGCGACGGCGGCGGAGGCGAGGGCGAAGGCGTAGGATTCCCGGTCCCGGATCTTGTGGTAGGTCGAGGCGCGGCCGAGCGGCGTGGCCGGCACACGGATGCGCAGGATCATCTCGTCGCGCGCGAGCGTGGTCTCCACCTCCGGCGTCGTGCCGGGCTCGCGGTGCAGCGCCTCCAGCGGGATGGTGCGGGCGCCGTTCGGGCCGGCCACGTCGACGGCCGCGTCGAAGGCCAGCAGCGCCACGGCCAGGTCGCCGGGATAGGTGGCGATGCAGGCCTCGCTGCCGCCGAGCACGGCGTGGCCGCGGTCGATCCCCTCCTGCGCCGCGCAGCCGCTGCCGGGGACGCGCTTGTTGCAGGCAAAGGGCTCGCCGTTGCGGAAATAGGCGCAGCGCGTGCGCTGCAGCAGGTTGCCACCGAGGCTGGCCATGTTCCGCAGCTGCTGCGAGGCGGCCTTCCACAGCGATTCCGAGAGCGCGGGGTAGTCCCGCACCAGCCGGGGATCGGCCGCCACGTCGCTCATCCGTGCGCCGGCACCGAGGACCAGTTCCCGCGGGCCGGAGGTGTCGAAGCGAGACAGGCCCGACAGCGCGTTGATGTCCACCAGCCGCTCCGGCGTCTCGGCGCCGAGCTTCATCAGGTCGTAGAGGGTGGTGCCGCCGGCCAGGAAGCGCGCGCCGGGGCCGCCGGCCGAGACGGCGCGGATCGCCGCCGCCTCGCTCTCGGCGCGGGCGTAGGTGAAGGGATGCACCGCCTCAGGCCCTCCGCATCTTCGGCGCGGCGTCCTGGATCGCGGCCAGGATGCCGGCATAGGCGCCGCAGCGGCACAGGTTGCCGCTCATGTACTCGCGGATCTCCTGCGGGCTGCCGGCGTGGCCCTCCCGCACCAGGGCGATGGCGGCCATGATCTGGCCCGGCGTGCAGTAGCCGCACTGCAGGGCGTCGTGGTCGATGAAGGCCTGCTGCATGGGGTGGAGCTCGCCGCCTTCCGGCGCGATGCCCTCGATCGTCGTCACGGCGCGGCCATCGGCCTGCACGGCCAGGGTCAGGCAGGAGGCGACGCGCCGCCCCTCCAGGTGCACGGTGCAGGCGCCGCACTGGCCGTGGTCGCAGCCCTTCTTGGCACCGGTCAGCGCCAGCCCCTCCCGCAGCGTGTCGAGCAGCGAGGCGCGCGGGTCGAGCGATAGCTGCCGCGCCTCGCCGTTCACGGTCAGGTTCACGGTGAGCTTCGCGCCAGGGTTTGTGCCAGGGTTCGCGCGGCCGGCCGCGGCGCCCTGCGCCCTTGCCGGCGCGGCCGTCCCCGGCTGGACCAGGGACGAGGAGGCGAGGGCCGCGCCGATCATCAGCGGCCGGCGGCTGACCGCGCCGGAGCTTTCGCCCGGCTCCTGCGGCGTCTCGTCCATCGCGTCGGTCTCCGGTTGGGCGGGGCTTTCCAGTCATCACCCTAGGCCACCGCCGGGCCGGGCCGCGCTCGCGATCCTGCGGAAGACACTCGCGGGATTGCCGTCCGGCGCCCGCTACCGGCGTCCGCTACGGGCGCCCGCTACGGGCGGCCCCTAACAGCGGCCCTTGCGGTAGGCGCTGGGCGAGACGCCGGTCATGCGGCGGAAAGCGGTGGCGAAGTGGGAAGGGTTGTCGTAGCCGCAGAGGAAGGCGACGGCGGAGACGGGCTCCCGGCCGGCCTCGAGGTGCCGCCGCGCCGCCTCCATGCGCAGCCGCGCCAGCCGCCGGATCGGCGTCTCGCCGTGCACCCGCCGGAAGCTCCGCAGCAGGTGGAACGGGCTCATTCCCGCCTCGTGCGCCAGGTCGGCCAGGGTCAGCGGCCGGGCGAGGTGGGCGCGCATGAAGTCGTCCAGGCGCTGCAGCCGCTGCTCCGGCGGCGGGGCCGGGGCCCGCGGCCGCAGCCCGGCGTGGCGCAGCAGGATATGGGCGGCGAGCAGCTCGCCGGAGGCCTCGGCGTAGAGGCTCGGCGCCCCGGCCAGGAGCGCCTCCGACAGGCCCAGCATCACCTGCGCGACGAGGGGGTCGCGATAGGCGAGTTCGTTCGGCAGGCGCAGCCGCGCCGGATCGGCGCCGGACAGGTCGGCGGCCACGCGGTGGAGCGTGGTGGCCGGGAGATGGAGGTGCAGGGTCTCCTTGGGCACCTCCCCGCGCCAGCGCAGGACGGTTTCCTGCCCGGGGGCGGTCATGCCCAGGCTGCCCGCCCCGTACTGCGCCGCGCGCCAGCGGCCGCCGTTCCGGGACTCGATGGTGCAGGATCCTGCGGTCACCAGGACGATGACCTGGTCGGCGGAGGCGGGAAGGACGAGCTCCTCGACCACGGCCGGGGCCGTGTAGCGCCGCAGCAGGACGGAGCGCCATCCGGCCCTGCTGCAGGCCGCGAGGGCGATCCGCGCCCGCACATGCGCGGCCAGGCTCGCGGCGTGGAAATCCTCCCGCATCACGGCGCTGCCCGCGCCAGGGCGGTTTCGGGTCGGCCCCTCACGTCAGCCGGCGCCTGCCGGGATGCGGGCGACGACCTTGATCTCGAAATCGTAGCCCGCCAGCCAGGTGACGCCCACGGCCGTCCAGTTGGGATAGGGCGGCGCGCCGATGGCCTCGTCGCGCACGGCCATCACCGTCTCGAACTGCGCTTCCGGGTCCGTGTGGAAGGTGGTCACGTCCACCACGTCGTCGAAGCTGGCGCCGGCGGCCTTCAGCACGGCGTTCAGCCGCTCGAAGGCGAGTCGGACCTGCTTCTCGAAGTCCGGCTCGGGCGAGCCGTCCTCCCGGCTGCCGACCTGGCCGGAGACGAAGAGGAGGTCGCCCGAGCGGATCGCCGCGGAGTAGCGGTGCTTCTCGTAGAGGGCCTGCCGGCCGGGCGGAAAGATCGCGTCGCGCTTGTTCATTGCATGGATCCCTGTGATTCGTTGGTGGGGGTTGTGTCTCAGCCCTCGCCGAGCCGCACGACGGGCTTGCCGAAGTTGCCGCCCTCGAGCAGGCCGATGAACGCCTCGGGCGCCTTCTCCAGCCCCTGCACGACGTCCTCCCGCCAGCGCAGCCGGCCTTCGGCAACCCAGGCGGTCGCCTCGCGCAGGAAGTCGGGCCGCTGCGCCTCTGCGAACTCCGTCTGGATGAAGCCGCGCACCGTCACGCTGCGGTAGAGGAGCTCGTGCATGGTGCCGGGCAGGCGATCCGCGCCGCCGCCCCGCGAGGCGTCGTTGTAGTGGGCGGTCTGGCCGCAGAGGGGGATGCGCGCGTACGGGTTGAGAAGCGGCAGCACCGCGTCCCAGACCTTTCCCCCGATGAGCTCGAAGTAGACGTCGATCCCGTCCGGGCAGGCACGGGCCAGGGCCTCGGCGAAATCGGGCGCCGCGTGGTCGACGACCGCGTCGAAGCCCAGCTCGTCCTTGACGTAGGCGAGCTTGTCGCGGCCGGTGGTGATGCCGACGGCGCGCGCGCCCCCGATCCGGGCGATCTGGCCGACGGCGGAGCCCACCGCGCCGCTCGCGGCGGCCACCACCACCGTCTCTCCCGGCCTCGGCCGGCCGATGTTGCGCAGGCCCGCATAGGCGGTGAAGCCCGGCATGCCGAGGACGCCCAGCGCCGCGGAGACGGGCGCGATGGCCGGATCGATGCGGCTCAGCCCGGTTCCGTCCGAGATGGCGAAGCGCTGCCAGCCGGAATGGGACAGGACGGTGTCGCCCTCCCTCCAATCGGGATGGCGGGACTGCCGCACCCGGGCGACCACCTCGCCGGCCAGGACCTCCCCGATCCCGATGCGGTCTCCATAGGGCCTCGGCTCGCTCATCAGCCCGCGCAGGTAAGGGTCGAGCGAGAGGAAAGCCGTCTCCAGCAGGACCTCGCCCTCGCCCTCGCCCGGGCCTGGGAGGGGCACGGTCTCGTGCCGGAAGTCGCTCGGGCGAGGCCGGCCCTCCGGGCGCGCCGCGAGGACGACCCGCTCGTTTTGGATGTCGGTGATGGCGGAAAACCCTTACAGGTGGCCGGAGGCGTAGTTACATACGCCTCGTATGAACTGGAGATAAGACATACAGGCCGTATGTCAATACACCGGGTTCTTGCCGGTGAAATGGAGCGGGCATGGTGCGCCGACGGCGTGACGAGATGATCGAGGAGACGCGCGGCAAGCTCATCGCCGCCGGGCGCCGGGCCTTCGCCGCCAAGGGCTACGCGGCAGCCTCCATGGACGAGCTGACGGCCGAGGTCGGGCTCACGCGCGGCGCGCTCTACCACAACTTCGGCGACAAGAAGGGCCTGCTCCGGGCCGTGATCGAGAGGATGGACGTGGAGATGTCCGCGCGGCTGCGGGAGGTGGCCGACCGGGCGGAGACCCCGTGGCTCGGCCTCATCGACGAGAGCATCGCCTATATCGAGATGGCGCTGGAGCCGGAGATCCAGCGGATCGTGCTGCTGGATGGCCCGGCCGTGCTCGGCGATCCGTCGGGCTGGCCCGGCCAGAACACCTGCCTGGTCGCGACAACCCGGACGATCCAGGCGCTGATCGATTCGGGCACGGTGCATCCGGTCGATGCCGAGGCGGCGGCGCGGCTGGTCAACGGGGCCGCCCTCAACGCCGCCCTCTGGGTCGCCGCGTCCGACGACCCGCCCGCCGTCCTCGCCAGGGCGGTCGAGGCGTTTCGCTGCCTCGTCTCCGGCCTTCTGAGGAAGGGCCGGGAGTAGGCGGCCCCTCAGGACGGTGCGGCCCGGAGCCGCGGCCGCCGAGGCAGCGAGGGGCCGCCCTGCCCGGGGACGCCGTCGCGCGATCGCAGGACCCTCCGGCAGCGGGACAGGCACGGCAGGATCAGCGCAGGGTCGCGAGGAAGCGGAGCAGCGCCGCGTTCACCGCCGCGGGCGTCTCGAGCTGCGGCCAGTGCCCGGCCTCGGGCACGATCTCGAAGCCGCGCAGGTCCTTCAGCGCCTTCCGCATTCCCTCCTCGGTCGGCAGGCGCACGGCGTTCAGCCCGTCCCGCGCGCCGGTCAGGAAGGAGCTGGGCTGGCGGATGATCGCGCCGGAATAGACGCCCGAGGCGACGGCGTAGAAGGGGTCGATGGCGCGATAGTAGTTGAGGGCTCCGTGAAAGCCGGTGCGCGAGAAGCTGGCGACGGCTTCCCCGACATAGTCCGGGTCGATGCCGCGAAGCGGCTCGGGCGCGGGGCGGAGCAGGCCGCGCGCGGGGTCGAAGGGATCCCAGCGGGTGGCCTCCGGCGCCTGGCCGGAGGTCCAGTAGAGGTTGCCAGGGATGGTCACGGCCGCGTCGGCCCAGAGCCCGTCCGCCTCGGGCCGCATCTGGTCGAACATGTAGAAGCCGGTGCGGCCGGAGGCGCGGATGGCGTCGAGGAAGGTCGGGCCGCCCGGCTGGATGAAGGGGACGCTGATGCCGAGGACGGCGCGGAACCGGTCGGGCCGCATCATCGCCGCGTTCCAGGCGACGGAGGCGCCGAAATCGTGGCCCACAACGACCGCCTCCGGGATGGCGAGCCGGTCGAGGATGCCGACGAGATCGCCGACCGTCTGGAAAGGCGTGTAGGCCTCGGCGGCGGCGGGGGCGTCGCTCCGGCCGTAGCCGCGCATGTCCGGGGCCAGGGCGCGGTAGCCCGCGGCGGCGACGGCCTGCATCTGCGCCAGCCAGCTCGCCCCGATGGCGGGAAAGCCGTGGCAGAACAGGACGGCCGGCCCCTCCCCCAGCTCGGCCACGTGGAGGCCGATCCCGTTCGCGATCAGGCGGTGGTGGGGCATGGATGAGGTCCTCCTTCGCCTTCCCCGGCGGATGCCGCTGGCCAGCGCAATACAAGTGTATTAGATAACGGGCCATGGGCAAGGACACGCAGCGCGGCCGACTGGTCGCCACGGCCGCGGAGGTCTTCCACGCGCGCGGCTACGCCGCCACCGGCGTGCGGGAGGTGGCCGGGGAGGCCGGCGTCCCGCACGGGTCGCTCACGAACCACTTCCGCTCCAAGGAGGCGCTCGGTCTCGCGGCGCTCGACCACTACGCCGAGCGGCTGGAGGCGACGATGGCGGCGACCCTTGCCAACCCGGACCTGGCACCGCGGGAGCGCCTCGAGGCCTATTTCGATCGGATCGAGGCGCTGCTGGACGATGGCGGCTTCCGGCGCGGCTGCCTCGTCGTCGATCTCGCGGCCGAGATCCCGCCGCACAGCGAGGCGATCCGCATCAGGCTCGCCGAGGTCATGTCGAGGCAGTCCGGCGCTTTCGAGGAGGTGCTGGCGGCGATGCTGGCGGGGCGTGACGGCGGGAGGGCCGGCGACCTCGGCGCCTTCCTGATGGCGGCCTGGCAGGGGACGATGCTGCGCGTGAAGGTCGAGCGATCCGCCCAGCCCCTGCGCCGCTTCCGGCGCGTGCTGGCGCGCGAGTACCCGCCGCGCGCGGCCGGGGCCTGACCTCGCGGGGGAGAATGGGGCGCCACCCTGGGCCACCGCCGGACATCCAGGCGGCGCGCTACTCGGGCTCGATCCCGGCCTCCCGCGCGGCCGCCGACCAGCGCCGCAGATCGGCCGCGATCAGTTCGGCGAAGGCGTGCGCGGGCCTGAACCGGACGTCGAAGCCGATGGCTGCCAGTCGGGAACGCAGTTCGGGCCGCGCCACGATCCGGCCGAGAGCGTCGGACAGGGCGGCGCCGACCTCGTTGGGCACGCCGGCCGGGGCCACCACACCCATCCAGCCCTCGACCTCGAAGGCGGGGATGCCGGCCTCCCGCAGCGTCGGCACCTCCGGCAGGAGGGAGGAGCGCTGCCCGCCCATGACGGCGATCGGCGTCAGCGCCTCCGCCCGGATCTGGCCGATGCTCGCGATGACATCGAGGATGACGGCGTCGACCCGCCCCGCCGAGATGTCGGTCAGCGCCTGCGCGGCGGAGCTGTAGGGGACGTTGGTCACCGAAAAGCCGGCACTCCGCGCGAGGCTGCTCATGCCCAGCAGGCCGTGGGCATTCGCCGAGGCGGCGGTGACGCCCGAGGGCTGCGCCTTTGCCCAGGACACGAACTCGGCGGCCCCACGCGCGGGGACGCGCCGAGCCGCCAACAGGACGAAGCTGATGCTGCCGAGGTAGGCCGCGGCCGTGAAGTCACGGACCGGGTCGTAGTCCAGGCGGCGCATCAGGGCGGGGTTGCCCGCATGGGTCGTGTTCGTCGCCATGAGGACCGTCTGCCCATCCGGCCGGGCGCGGGCCACGAAGGATGCGGCCAGGGCGCCGTTCGCGCCCGGCCGGTTCTCCACCACCACCCCGGCCCCGATTTCCTCCGCGAGGAGGGGAGCGACGACACGGGATACGGCGTCCGTCCCCGATCCTGCCGCGAAGCCGACGACGAGCGAGACCGGGCGGGACGGCTTCCACGCGGCGCGCGCCGGCCGCGCAGCCGTCAGCGGTGGAAGCGTCGCCAGCAAAGCCCGGCGGGAGAGGTGCGACGACGCCATGGCGGGGACCTCCGATCCATCCCACGACCAACCTAACGATCGCTCCTTATTATCACAATACGATAATTATGAGTTGACCTGCTTTCTGGGTCCCCATCATACAAGGGTGGCTCCGGATGGAGCGGGCTCCCGCACGGGTTCCCGGCCGGTGCGGTTCCTCAACGCTGCCAATCCCGCAGGAGACGACCATGCCCCTCGACCATCCCGTGCCCACCGGGCTCGTCCTGCCGCAGCGGAACGGGCTGTTCTACGATGGCGCCTGGCACGCGCCGCTGGGCGGGCGCATGAGCGAGAGCGTCAGCCCGGCCACGGGCAAGCCGCTCGGCCAGGCCTCGGTCGCGCTGGCCGAGGACGTGGACGCGGCCGTGGCCGCCGCGCAGGCCGGGTTCCGGGAATGGCGGCGCGTGCCGCCGCTGGAGCGGGCGAAGATCCTGCGCCGCATCGCCGCCGTGATCCGCGAGCACGGGGCGGAGCTGGCGATGCTGGACGCGGCCGATGGCGGCAACCCCGTGACGGAGATGCGGAGCGACGCCGACGTCGCGGCCAACCTGCTGGAGTTCCACGCCGGGCTGGTGACGGAGATGAAGGGCCACTCCGTCCCCATGGGGCCGGACGCGGTGAACTTCACCATGCGCCAGCCCTACGGCGTGGTGGCGCGTATCGTCGCCTTCAACCACCCTTTCATGTTCTCCGCCGGCCGCATGGCGGCGCCGCTGGCCGCGGGCAATGCCGTCATCATGAAGCCGCCCGAGCAGGCGCCGCTCTCCGGCCTGCGCCTCGCGGAGCTCGTCGGCGGCCTGCTGCCCAGGGGCGTGTTCGGCCTCATCACCGGCGGGCGCGAGGCCGGGGAGGCGCTGGCGGCGCATCCCGGCGTCGCCATGGTCACGCTCATCGGCAGCGTGCCGACCGGGCGCGCGGTGATGCGGGGCGCCGCCGAGCGCCTGAAGCCCGTGCTGCTGGAACTCGGCGGCAAGAACGCCCTCATCGCCTTCCCCGACGCCGATCCGGACGAGGTGGCGGCGGGCGCCGTGCAGGGCATGAACTACACCTGGTGCGGCCAGTCCTGCGGCTCGATGAGCCGCGTCTTCCTGCACGACAGCATCCACGACGCGGTGGTGGAGCGCATCCGCGCCCGCATCGCGCATTTCCGCCCGGGGATGCCGACCGATCCGGCGACGACCATGGGCGCCATCGTCTCCCGCGCGCAGTACGACCGGGTGCTGGGCTACATCGAGGCCGGCCGGGCGGAGGGCGCGCGGCTGCTCTGCGGCGGCGGCCCGCCCGCGGATCCCGCGCTGCGGGACGGGCTGTTCATCGAG
This genomic window from Pararoseomonas sp. SCSIO 73927 contains:
- a CDS encoding xanthine dehydrogenase family protein subunit M; this encodes MHPFTYARAESEAAAIRAVSAGGPGARFLAGGTTLYDLMKLGAETPERLVDINALSGLSRFDTSGPRELVLGAGARMSDVAADPRLVRDYPALSESLWKAASQQLRNMASLGGNLLQRTRCAYFRNGEPFACNKRVPGSGCAAQEGIDRGHAVLGGSEACIATYPGDLAVALLAFDAAVDVAGPNGARTIPLEALHREPGTTPEVETTLARDEMILRIRVPATPLGRASTYHKIRDRESYAFALASAAVALRMEGEVVREARIALGGLATRPWRAREAERGLVGQRLTPEAARAAGDAALRGARPGHHNAFRIELGARTVADALLIARQRA
- a CDS encoding (2Fe-2S)-binding protein — protein: MIGAALASSSLVQPGTAAPARAQGAAAGRANPGTNPGAKLTVNLTVNGEARQLSLDPRASLLDTLREGLALTGAKKGCDHGQCGACTVHLEGRRVASCLTLAVQADGRAVTTIEGIAPEGGELHPMQQAFIDHDALQCGYCTPGQIMAAIALVREGHAGSPQEIREYMSGNLCRCGAYAGILAAIQDAAPKMRRA
- a CDS encoding AraC family transcriptional regulator, with translation MREDFHAASLAAHVRARIALAACSRAGWRSVLLRRYTAPAVVEELVLPASADQVIVLVTAGSCTIESRNGGRWRAAQYGAGSLGMTAPGQETVLRWRGEVPKETLHLHLPATTLHRVAADLSGADPARLRLPNELAYRDPLVAQVMLGLSEALLAGAPSLYAEASGELLAAHILLRHAGLRPRAPAPPPEQRLQRLDDFMRAHLARPLTLADLAHEAGMSPFHLLRSFRRVHGETPIRRLARLRMEAARRHLEAGREPVSAVAFLCGYDNPSHFATAFRRMTGVSPSAYRKGRC
- a CDS encoding RidA family protein; its protein translation is MNKRDAIFPPGRQALYEKHRYSAAIRSGDLLFVSGQVGSREDGSPEPDFEKQVRLAFERLNAVLKAAGASFDDVVDVTTFHTDPEAQFETVMAVRDEAIGAPPYPNWTAVGVTWLAGYDFEIKVVARIPAGAG
- a CDS encoding zinc-binding dehydrogenase translates to MTDIQNERVVLAARPEGRPRPSDFRHETVPLPGPGEGEGEVLLETAFLSLDPYLRGLMSEPRPYGDRIGIGEVLAGEVVARVRQSRHPDWREGDTVLSHSGWQRFAISDGTGLSRIDPAIAPVSAALGVLGMPGFTAYAGLRNIGRPRPGETVVVAAASGAVGSAVGQIARIGGARAVGITTGRDKLAYVKDELGFDAVVDHAAPDFAEALARACPDGIDVYFELIGGKVWDAVLPLLNPYARIPLCGQTAHYNDASRGGGADRLPGTMHELLYRSVTVRGFIQTEFAEAQRPDFLREATAWVAEGRLRWREDVVQGLEKAPEAFIGLLEGGNFGKPVVRLGEG
- a CDS encoding TetR/AcrR family transcriptional regulator, translating into MVRRRRDEMIEETRGKLIAAGRRAFAAKGYAAASMDELTAEVGLTRGALYHNFGDKKGLLRAVIERMDVEMSARLREVADRAETPWLGLIDESIAYIEMALEPEIQRIVLLDGPAVLGDPSGWPGQNTCLVATTRTIQALIDSGTVHPVDAEAAARLVNGAALNAALWVAASDDPPAVLARAVEAFRCLVSGLLRKGRE
- a CDS encoding alpha/beta hydrolase, translating into MPHHRLIANGIGLHVAELGEGPAVLFCHGFPAIGASWLAQMQAVAAAGYRALAPDMRGYGRSDAPAAAEAYTPFQTVGDLVGILDRLAIPEAVVVGHDFGASVAWNAAMMRPDRFRAVLGISVPFIQPGGPTFLDAIRASGRTGFYMFDQMRPEADGLWADAAVTIPGNLYWTSGQAPEATRWDPFDPARGLLRPAPEPLRGIDPDYVGEAVASFSRTGFHGALNYYRAIDPFYAVASGVYSGAIIRQPSSFLTGARDGLNAVRLPTEEGMRKALKDLRGFEIVPEAGHWPQLETPAAVNAALLRFLATLR
- a CDS encoding TetR family transcriptional regulator, giving the protein MGKDTQRGRLVATAAEVFHARGYAATGVREVAGEAGVPHGSLTNHFRSKEALGLAALDHYAERLEATMAATLANPDLAPRERLEAYFDRIEALLDDGGFRRGCLVVDLAAEIPPHSEAIRIRLAEVMSRQSGAFEEVLAAMLAGRDGGRAGDLGAFLMAAWQGTMLRVKVERSAQPLRRFRRVLAREYPPRAAGA
- a CDS encoding tripartite tricarboxylate transporter substrate binding protein — protein: MASSHLSRRALLATLPPLTAARPARAAWKPSRPVSLVVGFAAGSGTDAVSRVVAPLLAEEIGAGVVVENRPGANGALAASFVARARPDGQTVLMATNTTHAGNPALMRRLDYDPVRDFTAAAYLGSISFVLLAARRVPARGAAEFVSWAKAQPSGVTAASANAHGLLGMSSLARSAGFSVTNVPYSSAAQALTDISAGRVDAVILDVIASIGQIRAEALTPIAVMGGQRSSLLPEVPTLREAGIPAFEVEGWMGVVAPAGVPNEVGAALSDALGRIVARPELRSRLAAIGFDVRFRPAHAFAELIAADLRRWSAAAREAGIEPE
- a CDS encoding aldehyde dehydrogenase family protein, whose protein sequence is MPLDHPVPTGLVLPQRNGLFYDGAWHAPLGGRMSESVSPATGKPLGQASVALAEDVDAAVAAAQAGFREWRRVPPLERAKILRRIAAVIREHGAELAMLDAADGGNPVTEMRSDADVAANLLEFHAGLVTEMKGHSVPMGPDAVNFTMRQPYGVVARIVAFNHPFMFSAGRMAAPLAAGNAVIMKPPEQAPLSGLRLAELVGGLLPRGVFGLITGGREAGEALAAHPGVAMVTLIGSVPTGRAVMRGAAERLKPVLLELGGKNALIAFPDADPDEVAAGAVQGMNYTWCGQSCGSMSRVFLHDSIHDAVVERIRARIAHFRPGMPTDPATTMGAIVSRAQYDRVLGYIEAGRAEGARLLCGGGPPADPALRDGLFIEPTVFTGVRQSMRIASEEIFGPVQSVLRWTDEAAMLAEVNSVEYGLTCAIYTNDVRRAHRMAAEVEAGYVWINKVSTHFLGTPFGGWKQSGIGRDECLEELLFFTQEKNVHVNLKAHGA